AGGTGGTCCAGCTTGCCGGGGCGCTCCCCGTGGCCGGGAACGGGAACCCGCTAGAGCTGATCCAGCGCCTGGGCCGGGTGGCGGGCGGCAGGACCTGGCCCATGTGGGCGCCGCTGGTGGTTGACAGCGCCGCAACGGCCAACGGGCTGCGCAGGCAGCCCGAAATCTCGGACGCCCTGAACAAGGCGGACTCGCTGGACCTGGCGGTGATCGCCATCGGAGGGTGGGCGCCGGAGATTTCCACCGTCTGGGAACGCGTGGACAACCCGGTGCGGAAAGCTGCGCTGGCGGCAGGCGCCGTGGCCGAGTGCTCGGGCCGCCTGATCGACGCGAACGGCTCGGCGGTGACCACGGAACTGGACGCCCGCATCATCGCCGTCACGCTCGCGCAGCTGCAGGGCACCCCCCAGGTCATTGCCGTGGCGCAGGGAGCCGGGCGGGCGGACGCCGTCCGCGCTTCTGCCGCCGCCGGGTTCATCAGCACCCTGATCCTTGACGAGGAACTTGCCGGCGCCCTTGCCGGCGAGCTGTCGGCCGAGGCCCCCGCGTGACTTCAGAAACACAGAGGGCAGCGTTTGAGGTGTGTCAACGATGTGAGACAGTCGGGTAGTTCGTTGCGGAACAGGCTGCTGCGGCTGAGGCGACGTCTGGGGAGCCGCGAGCGGTCAGCTCTCAGCCATGCGTACCGGCCATGCGTACCAGCAGGGCGCCGGGATCCACTTTCATGGAGAGGTGTGAGCCCTTGCCCTCGTGGTCGCCGTCGAGCTGGAATTCCTGTTCGTGCGCCAGGCTGATCTCCACTGACTTGCCCTGGAAATATTCCACCGAGGTGTCTTTGCCCCGGCCCTTGCCCACCATTTCGGCCAGGACGCCGAGCCAGCCAAACGTGCCGCCGGGCGCCAGGACAACCAGGTCCAGGATGCCGTCATCCACCGAAGCGTCCGGGAAAATCTCAACGCCGCCCTGCAGTTTGCCGCAGTTACCCACCATCACGCTGCGCATCCGGCGGCTGACGGCATGCTGGCCGTCAACGCTGATCTTCGCTTTGACGGGCTTGCCGGGAAGGTTGCGGACGGCGGCGTCCACATAGGCCAGCCACCCTACTTTGTCCTTGAGGTCAGAGTTGGTGTCGGCCATGATGCTGGCGTCGAATCCGAGTCCGGCCATCACCACGAAAACCTGCCCGTCCTCCGAGTGGTCAAGGGTTGCCCGCACTACGTCGATTTTCCGGTCGCTACCCAGCAGCGCGCTGCTGACGGCCGCGTCCATGTCCGTGATGTCGATGCCCAGGTTGCGGGCCAGCAGGTTTCCGGTGCCGAGCGGGATGAGTCCCACTGGCGTGCCTGTTCCGGCAAGAACCTCAGCCACGCAGCGAACCGTTCCGTCACCGCCCGCGGCCATAACGACGTCGGCTCCTGCCTCCAGCGCTTCCCGCGCCTGCCCGGTACCCGGGTCCTCCTCGGTTGTTTCGAGCCACAGCGGCTCATCCCAGCCGTTGCTCGCGCTGAGCCGTGTGAGCATGCCGCGCACATCCACATCCGCGGACTTGGCGGGATTGATGACAACGGCCGCGCGCTTCAACGGCGTGGAATCTGAGGCTGACATGGGATCCTTCTGGTTCGAAGCAGGCGTGGTTCCTCGGTGACAAGGCAATCCTAACCGCGCCCGACGGAACCGTGCTCAGGCTCGGGCTTCGGTACTTACCAGCTGCTCCACAGCTGCGCGGGCTCCCGAACTGTGCAGTGTATCCAGCGCCTTGAGGTACTGGCCGGTGAACCGTTCGTTGTCCACCAGATCGCCGAAGACCCCGCGGTTCCGGAGGAACGCCAGCCTGTCCTCGCGCTGCCGCGAAGCGGCAGCCATCAGCGGTTCCCTGAGACGGTCGACGACGTCGATCGCCTCCCCTGCCTCGTCCGCACCTTCGGCGTAACGCGCCCAGGAGGCGACGATCGCGGCGGAACGGGAGATCTCGCCGTCGTGCTCCAGGTTGATCCGGATCACCGGAACCAGCCACTTGGGGATCCGGTCCGACGACTCGGCACACAGGCGGGCCAGGGTGTCACGGACATGCTCATTGGCGAAGCGCTCGATCAGCGTCCTCTTGTACAGTGGCAGGTCAACGCCGGGCAGGGGCGCCAGCGTGGGCGTGGCCTCGCGGTCCATGTAGTCCAGCAGGAACCGGACGAACAACGGATCCTGGCAGGCCTCGTGCGCATAGCGGTAGCCGGCCAGGTAGCCGAAATAGCACTGGCCCTGGTGGCTGGCGTTGAGCAGCCGCAGCTTCATGAGCTCGTACGGCTCAACGTCCTCCACCAGCTGGACGCCGGCTTCCTCGAACTCCGGGCGGCCAAGACTGAAGTGGTCCTCCAGCACCCACTGCTCGAAGGGTTCGCAGACCACCGGCCACTGGTCCTCCACACCGAATTCGTCCGCGATCTCGGCGCAGTCGGCGTCCGTGGTGACGGGCGTGATCCGGTCCACCATGGAGTTGGGGAACGGGACGTTTTCGCTGATCCAGGCGCCCAGGCCGGCGTCCTTCAAGGTGGCGTAGGCGGTGAACATTTTCTTGGCGACATCGCCGTTGCCCTGGATGTTGTCGCAGGACATCACCGTGAACGGCGCAATGCCGCGCTCACGTCGGCGGGCCAGCGCTTCGGTGACCAGGCCGAAGGTGGTCTTCGGGGCAGCGGCGGAGGCGAGATCATGGACCACGTCCGGATGGCCGGCGTCGAACTCCCCGGTCACGTGATGGAAGTTGTAGCCGCCCTCCGTGACGGTCAGGGAAAC
This genomic interval from Micrococcaceae bacterium Sec5.7 contains the following:
- a CDS encoding mannitol dehydrogenase family protein, coding for MTTLDSRALPQLSAKLAVPGYDRSALKTGIVHFGVGGFHRAHQAMYLDRLMNQGTALDWAICGVGVLPHDARMKQVMADQDCLYTLVLKNPDGTREGRVIGSIKEYLFAPEDPEAVIEKMASPEVRIVSLTVTEGGYNFHHVTGEFDAGHPDVVHDLASAAAPKTTFGLVTEALARRRERGIAPFTVMSCDNIQGNGDVAKKMFTAYATLKDAGLGAWISENVPFPNSMVDRITPVTTDADCAEIADEFGVEDQWPVVCEPFEQWVLEDHFSLGRPEFEEAGVQLVEDVEPYELMKLRLLNASHQGQCYFGYLAGYRYAHEACQDPLFVRFLLDYMDREATPTLAPLPGVDLPLYKRTLIERFANEHVRDTLARLCAESSDRIPKWLVPVIRINLEHDGEISRSAAIVASWARYAEGADEAGEAIDVVDRLREPLMAAASRQREDRLAFLRNRGVFGDLVDNERFTGQYLKALDTLHSSGARAAVEQLVSTEARA
- a CDS encoding sugar-binding domain-containing protein, with the translated sequence MSETSHEELLALIGKEYYLDNRSKVEIATSYGISRFQVARYLDEARAAGIVRIEVHFPDSPVPADASQLAASLGVRRVVVVRSLADVVQQRDELGRAAAKELMAATRAGMTVGISWSRTLDVAAHYVTELPPCEVVQLAGALPVAGNGNPLELIQRLGRVAGGRTWPMWAPLVVDSAATANGLRRQPEISDALNKADSLDLAVIAIGGWAPEISTVWERVDNPVRKAALAAGAVAECSGRLIDANGSAVTTELDARIIAVTLAQLQGTPQVIAVAQGAGRADAVRASAAAGFISTLILDEELAGALAGELSAEAPA
- a CDS encoding diacylglycerol kinase family protein, which produces MSASDSTPLKRAAVVINPAKSADVDVRGMLTRLSASNGWDEPLWLETTEEDPGTGQAREALEAGADVVMAAGGDGTVRCVAEVLAGTGTPVGLIPLGTGNLLARNLGIDITDMDAAVSSALLGSDRKIDVVRATLDHSEDGQVFVVMAGLGFDASIMADTNSDLKDKVGWLAYVDAAVRNLPGKPVKAKISVDGQHAVSRRMRSVMVGNCGKLQGGVEIFPDASVDDGILDLVVLAPGGTFGWLGVLAEMVGKGRGKDTSVEYFQGKSVEISLAHEQEFQLDGDHEGKGSHLSMKVDPGALLVRMAGTHG